A genomic window from Sorex araneus isolate mSorAra2 chromosome 2, mSorAra2.pri, whole genome shotgun sequence includes:
- the ZHX1 gene encoding zinc fingers and homeoboxes protein 1: protein MASRRKSTVPCMVLASEQDPDLELVSDVDEGPPVLTPVENTRAESISSDEEVHESVDSDNQQNKKVEGGYECKYCTFQTPDLNMFTFHVDSEHPNVVLNSSYVCVECNFLTKRYDALSEHNLKYHPGEENFKLTMVKRNNQTIFEQTVNDLTFDGNFVKEENAEQAESTDVSSGISISKTPIMKMIKSKAENKRITVHHNSAEGVPEEKESDIKADREEVAENPSSSASESNTSASVVNRVHPHTASAVVTPAAVLPGLAQVITAVSAQQNSNLIPKVLIPVNSIPAYNAALDNNPLLLNTYNKFPYPTMSEITVLSAQAKYTEEQIKIWFSAQRLKHGVSWTPEEVEEARRKQFNGTVHTVPQTITVIPTHISTGSNGLPSILQTCQIVGQPGLVLTQVAGANTLPVTAPIALTVAGVPNPTSVQKSQVPAAQPVTETKPATATVPAPQLVKHETALANPDSFGIRAKKTKEQLAELKVSYLKNQFPHDSEIIRLMKITGLTKGEIKKWFSDTRYNQRNSKSSQGSHLNSDPSVPIVIDSSDETTESPTTVPAQHKPTWNPLPDFTPPRFKEKTSEQLSALQASFLSSSVLTDEELNRLRAQTKLTRREIDAWFTEKKKSKALKEEKMEVEESHVGSSKEEAGETSPGDEPSAPKPGSAGKICKKTPEQLHLLKSAFVRTQWPSPEEYDKLAEESGLARTDIVSWFGDTRYAWKNGSLKWYYYYQSASSGGMNGLSSLRRRGRGRPKGRGRGRPRGRPRGSKRFNNWDRGPSLIKFKTGTAILKDYYLKHKFLNEQDLDELVNKSHMGYEQVREWFAERQRRSELGIELFEENEEEEEVAEDQEEDEEETDDSDTWEPPRHVKRKLSKSDD from the coding sequence ATGGCAAGCAGGCGAAAATCCACAGTACCCTGCATGGTCCTTGCCAGTGAACAGGATCCAGATCTGGAATTAGTATCAGATGTGGATGAAGGCCCCCCTGTGCTCACACCGGTAGAGAATACCAGAGCAGAGAGTATCTCGAGCGACGAAGAAGTTCATGAATCAGTGGATTCTGACaatcagcaaaataaaaaagttgaagGTGGCTATGAATGTAAATATTGTACTTTTCAAACTCCAGATCTAAATATGTTTACTTTTCATGTGGATTCAGAACATCCCAATGTCGTGCTAAATTCCTCTTACGTTTGTGTTGAATGCAATTTCCTTACCAAAAGGTATGATGCACTTTCTGAGCATAATCTGAAATACCATCCtggagaagaaaattttaagttgaCAATGGTGAAACGAAACAACCAGACAATCTTTGAACAAACCGTAAATGATCTGACTTTTGATGGCAATTTTGTTAAAGAGGAGAATGCAGAGCAAGCAGAATCTACAGACGTCTCTTCCGGAATATCTATCAGTAAAACTCCGATCatgaaaatgataaaaagcaAGGCAGAGAACAAACGGATCACCGTTCATCATAACTCCGCCGAGGGTGTTcctgaagagaaagagagtgacatCAAAGCAGATCGTGAAGAAGTTGCCGAAAACCCAAGCTCTTCAGCTTCTGAGTCGAACACGAGTGCTTCTGTTGTCAACAGGGTACACCCCCATACTGCCAGCGCAGTGGTGACGCCCGCAGCTgtcctgcctggcctggcccaggTGATCACTGCTGTCTCAGCGCAGCAGAACTCTAACTTGATCCCCAAAGTCTTAATCCCTGTGAATAGCATTCCCGCCTACAATGCTGCACTGGATAACAACCCTCTTTTGCTGAACACCTACAACAAATTCCCTTATCCCACCATGTCAGAAATCACAGTGCTGTCTGCTCAAGCGAAATACACCGAGGAACAGATCAAAATCTGGTTTTCAGCCCAGCGTCTCAAACATGGTGTTAGCTGGACTCCCGAGGAAGTAGAGGAGGCCAGAAGAAAGCAGTTCAACGGAACAGTCCACACAGTACCTCAGACCATCACTGTTATTCCTACTCACATCTCCACTGGGAGTAATGGGTTACCGTCCATCCTACAGACATGCCAAATAGTTGGTCAGCCAGGCTTGGTCCTGACGCAAGTCGCTGGGGCCAACACCTTGCCGGTCACAGCACCTATAGCCTTGACAGTGGCGGGAGTTCCGAATCCAACCAGTGTACAGAAAAGTCAGGTGCCTGCTGCCCAGCCCGTGACCGAGACAAAGCCAGCCACAGCAACcgttccagcccctcagctgGTCAAACACGAAACCGCCTTGGCAAACCCGGATTCCTTTGGCATCCGGGCCAAAAAGACAAAGGAACAACTTGCCGAGCTGAAAGTGAGCTACCTTAAGAATCAGTTTCCCCACGACTCCGAAATTATCAGACTCATGAAAATCACGGGCCTGAccaaaggagaaattaaaaagtGGTTTAGTGACACAAGGTACAATCAGCGAAATTCAAAGAGCAGTCAGGGCTCACATCTCAACAGTGATCCCTCCGTCCCGATTGTCATAGACTCCAGCGATGAGACCACCGAGTCCCCCACCACGGTGCCTGCCCAGCACAAGCCAACCTGGAACCCTTTGCCCGACTTCACCCCTCCGAGGTTTAAAGAGAAGACCTCAGAACAGCTCAGCGCCCTGCAGGCCAGCTTTCTCAGCAGCTCCGTGCTCACCGATGAAGAACTTAACAGGCTGAGAGCGCAAACCAAACTCACCCGGAGGGAAATTGATGCATGGTTTACGGAGAAGAAGAAATCCAAAGCTTTAAAGGAGGAGAAAATGGAAGTGGAGGAAAGTCATGTAGGGAGTTCCAAAGAAGAAGCGGGGGAGACTTCTCCCGGTGACGAACCCAGTGCTCCCAAGCCAGGCAGTGCAGGTAAGATATGTAAAAAAACACCTGAGCAGCTGCACCTGCTTAAAAGCGCCTTTGTCCGAACGCAGTGGCCATCGCCAGAAGAGTATGACAAGCTGGCGGAAGAAAGTGGGCTCGCTCGAACTGACATCGTTAGCTGGTTTGGGGACACCCGATACGCCTGGAAAAACGGGAGCTTAAAATGGTACTACTATTACCAGAGCGCCAGTTCAGGTGGTATGAATGGTCTGTCTTCTCTGAGGAGAAGGGGGCGAGGGAGACCCAaagggaggggccgggggagacCCCGAGGGCGGCCGAGAGGAAGCAAGAGGTTTAACAACTGGGATCGAGGCCCATCCCTCATCAAATTCAAAACTGGAACGGCAATCCTGAAGGATTATTACCTGAAGCACAAATTCCTCAATGAGCAAGACCTGGATGAACTTGTCAACAAATCACATATGGGCTACGAGCAGGTGAGAGAGTGGTtcgcagagagacagagaagatcTGAGTTAGGGATAGAATTGTTCGAGgaaaatgaggaggaagaggaagtcgCCGAGGaccaggaagaagatgaagaagaaacggatgacagtgacacgtGGGAACCACCGAGGCATGTGAAGCGGAAGCTCTCCAAATCAGATGACTGA